Genomic window (Desulfobulbaceae bacterium):
TTTGGGGCGTTTTTGTGTGGCAGTTGTGTCGTTAGCAGCTCAGGAACTGGGCGTTGAGTTTCTTGTCCAGAAGGTCTACTTGACCGCTGACACTTCCGTTTTGGTTGATGGACTCGGTGATTACCCGGATGGAGTGGACCACGGTTGAGTGGTCACGGTTGAAGGCCCTGCCAATTTCTTGTAAACCTTTTTCAGTATATTTTCTGGAAAAATACATTGAGATCTGACGAGGGAAGGCAATGGTCTTCTTGCGTGATTTGGAGAGGAGGTCATCGCTGGTGAGTTTGAACTGACACGCCACGAAGTCACGAATAGCCTCCGGCGTCAAGCGTTGTTGCTTGCCGATCAGGGTGGCCAGGACTTCGTTGACCATGTCCATGTCCGGGTGCATTCGTCGCAAGTTGGCCTTGGCCTTCAGACCGATAACCGCGCTGTTGATCTGGCGGATGTCACCTTTGATCCTTTCGGCAAGTATGGTTGCCAGTTCCTCGGAAAGGATTAATTGGATATTTCGTGCTTTTTGAAGGACTATCAGGATCTTCGTCTCGATGTTCGGCTGGGATATTTCGGTGACCAGGCCGCATGAAAGGCGTGATTGCACTCCCGGCGCCAAAGCTTCAATGTCGCGTGGGGGCCGAGCGCCGGTGAAAATCACTGTCTTGCCGCTTTCCAGCAGGACATCAAGCATGCAGGCCAGCTCTTCCTGGGTTTTGACTTTACCAGTTAATGATTGCACATCCTCCATGAGTAGGATGTCAGAGTTCTGGTAACGCTCTTTGAATGCGTCCATCTGTTTAGATTGAATGGACCGGACCATGTCCATGGTAAGCTGTTGGGCAGTGAGGTAATTGAGTCTGGCCCGGGGGTTGTTGGCAAGAACGTGGTGGGCGACGGCATGGGTGAGGTGACTTTTTCCTAAACCGGTGCCGGCGTTGATGTACAGACATTGTCCCAGGGTCTTGTCTCCACAGGCCAAGGCCTGACAGGCGGAAAAGGCAATCTCATTGCTGGCGCCGACAATGAACTCATCAAATACATAACGTGGATTCAAAGTGCGGACAAAAGATGGTGTTTTATTAATGGATGGGAGACAGAGTTGAGTCGGCGGAGCCGGTAGGGCCATTCGATTGAGATCTTGGGTGCCGGAACTGTTCGCGGTGACGGTAAAGACAATCTGAGCGTTTTGTTTGCCATGTGCTGCCAAGGCCGACTTGATCTGGGAAAGATACTGGTCTGCAACCCAGGAGCAGAAAAAGCGATCTGGCCCGCCGAGTTCAACAATCTCATCGTCGAAGCGGGAACATGTGAGTGGTTTTATCCACAGGGCGTGAAGGTCTTGGGGGAGTTCGGCTGATAGGTGGTCTGTAATCTGGTGCCAGGTCATTTTGGTTTTTTCTCAAGGATGAATTTTATGACGTTTCGGTAGCCCGTCCTGCTTGGAGGGTGGTCTTCCGGGTTCCAGTATTTACTTAAATTATACATTTTGCCACATTTTTAATCCAGGAATGTTCAGTGACTCTTCCCTGTGGCTGACTGTTGTAATAGAAATCTCTGGCTGCTGTCAAAGCTGATCTGAATGGATTTTCTGAGGCTGTCAGCCGATATTTTCAACATATTTTTTATTATTAATAATCAGTATGTTATCTCTTGCTGCAAGGGGAATGTGCCGATGGCTAGGGGACAGAAGGAGGGAGGGAAAAAGTAACATGGTTTTGTATGTTTAGCGAACTTGTTTGGGCTGTTTTGATATTTTGTTGATAACTCATATCTCTTGAATACTCAATATTGCTCTTTTTTAATAGAAATTACTTCGATTATCTAATTGTTGCCGATGGTTGTTGGCTCTGCCGCCTTCTTTTATTTTTTTGCAGGGAGAGGGAGTTGTGATGGTAACAGGGTGATACCTCGACCCATCGCAACTCCTTTTGATCGGTTTTTATATTAGATATTTACACCGAGGTCGGGCAGGTCGCTTTATGATTATGCGTTATGGTAAATTGGTATTTTCCGAGTCTCTACGCCGAGAAGAGTTCAGGATTGGTCATAGCGAGAGTTCTATCGATAATCCACGGGGGGATTGGCTCGGTTGGTTTTGTTGTTGACAGGGAATACAAGAACTGCTAAGGATTTTTTTTAAATTGTAAGAGAAGTATATGCTCTCAGGTGCCCCTCTGCAGGTAATGGGGATAATCGGGAAGTCTGGTGTGATGCCGGCGCTGTCCCGCAACCGTATGTGAGGACGAACGCCGCATTAAGCCACTGTTCTTTTTTTGGATGGGAAGGCGCGGTCAGTAGGTTGATCCACAAGCCGGGAGACCGGCCTGAGAGTTTTCGAGCAGATTTCGTGGCCATAAATCCCGCTCGGGCATCAATTGATTTAACCTGAACTTTATCTATTGTTCTGGTGCGAATTGAACCCGGGGTCGCGTGGTTGGCGATTTCGGGTTTTTTTATTGTCGTGACGGGTCCCCTGATCGATTTTTGGCTCTGAGCTTGAGCGCTACCAGGATAGAAGGCATTGTTTTATGCGATTGTTTCTCGCTCGGCATGGTGAAACAGGGAGTCAATATAGTGAGCGATACATTGGCGCGACTGATCTTCCTCTGTCGGAACTTGGCAGGCAACAGGCCATGCAGCTTGCTGATGTCCTGCCGAAAGGGGTCACTCGCTGTCTATGCAGTCCCCTGCACAGGGCGAGGGAGACCGCGAGTCTGGCACTTAGGGGGCGGGACTGCCTTCTAATGGATATGGAGGCGCTTCGGGAGGTCGATTTTGGCCGGTGGGAGGGTCTCTCCTTTCCTGAGATTGTTGATCAGGATCAAGCCTTGGTTGATGAATGGCAGCAGAACCCCACATCATTTCAGTTCCCTGAAGGTGAATCGGTTGAAGGTTTTCGGCAGCGGGTACAAGAGGGGCTTATGACGATAGTGGCCCTGCCTGACAAGGAGGTCCTGGTTGTCTGCCATGGCGGAGTGATTCGGGCCATGCTCTGTGCACTGTTAGGTCTGTCCTTTGCCAATTACCTCTCTTTTGCTATTGCACCTGCGGCCTTGACCGTGGTTGTGGTTGATGGTCATAGGGGGGTGCTGCATGGATTGAATTTGACAGCGTTGGCTAGCGGTCGGAGAGGGGAGAGCTAATGGCACGGATCACCTTGGTGACAGGCGGTTCGCGGAGCGGCAAGAGTGATTACGCAGAAGTTTTAGCCAGTGACTGGCCTGAGCCGCGGTATTATCTGGCGACTTGTCCCCCTTGTCAGGAAGATGATCCAGAGATGCAGGCCCGGATTGCCGTTCATCAGCAACGGCGTTTGGGGCAAAGGTGGCAGACAGTGGAAGAGCCGATGGCGATTGCTTGTGTGTTGCATGCCTTGCCATCCGACGCTTCTGTTCTTATCGATTGCCTGACTTTGTGGGTCAGTAATTTATTGTACGCAGATCATGAAGGAGCCCTGGGGGAAGCCCAGATGTCTCTGTTGGCAGAGGAGGTGCTCTCTGCCATAATGATTCGCGAGGGAGAGGTTGTTATGGTGAGTGGCGAGGTTGGTTGCGGTTTG
Coding sequences:
- a CDS encoding histidine phosphatase family protein, encoding MRLFLARHGETGSQYSERYIGATDLPLSELGRQQAMQLADVLPKGVTRCLCSPLHRARETASLALRGRDCLLMDMEALREVDFGRWEGLSFPEIVDQDQALVDEWQQNPTSFQFPEGESVEGFRQRVQEGLMTIVALPDKEVLVVCHGGVIRAMLCALLGLSFANYLSFAIAPAALTVVVVDGHRGVLHGLNLTALASGRRGES
- the cobU gene encoding bifunctional adenosylcobinamide kinase/adenosylcobinamide-phosphate guanylyltransferase, whose amino-acid sequence is MARITLVTGGSRSGKSDYAEVLASDWPEPRYYLATCPPCQEDDPEMQARIAVHQQRRLGQRWQTVEEPMAIACVLHALPSDASVLIDCLTLWVSNLLYADHEGALGEAQMSLLAEEVLSAIMIREGEVVMVSGEVGCGLVPELALARRYRDLVGRCNQVMAVAADRVAYVVCGIPHIIKG
- the dnaA gene encoding chromosomal replication initiator protein DnaA; protein product: MTWHQITDHLSAELPQDLHALWIKPLTCSRFDDEIVELGGPDRFFCSWVADQYLSQIKSALAAHGKQNAQIVFTVTANSSGTQDLNRMALPAPPTQLCLPSINKTPSFVRTLNPRYVFDEFIVGASNEIAFSACQALACGDKTLGQCLYINAGTGLGKSHLTHAVAHHVLANNPRARLNYLTAQQLTMDMVRSIQSKQMDAFKERYQNSDILLMEDVQSLTGKVKTQEELACMLDVLLESGKTVIFTGARPPRDIEALAPGVQSRLSCGLVTEISQPNIETKILIVLQKARNIQLILSEELATILAERIKGDIRQINSAVIGLKAKANLRRMHPDMDMVNEVLATLIGKQQRLTPEAIRDFVACQFKLTSDDLLSKSRKKTIAFPRQISMYFSRKYTEKGLQEIGRAFNRDHSTVVHSIRVITESINQNGSVSGQVDLLDKKLNAQFLSC